AGAGCCTTGGTTGGTGATGAAATGAGGTGGTGCCGGTGATGCATCCCGTTAGACGCGGTCATGCGGTTTCGCGTTCTGCTGTTGGTCGCCGACCAGCACGAAGAGTAGCGCGTAGGTCGTGTGCAAAAGGCTTATCCAGACCTGTAGGAGCTGGAGGGGATGTATGGAACGCAAGGACATGGTGACCGCTTCGTTGCGCCTGAGATGGGGATTCGAGACAAGGTCAGGTCAGTTCGCTCAGGTAGCGGAAGCAGCCGAATAGGCCGCCACGGCGAAGCCGGCGCCCTTCGCGCCCGGCGGCACGAAAAAGACGTTGTCCGGCCAGCCGCCTCGCTCGTCGCGCAGCGAGCAGACCGGCAACATCACAGGCATTTGCGATGCGCTCGACGCGCGCCGTCAAAAGGTGAGACGCGGACCGCGCCAGACCGTTCAGCATCACCATGGGATTGATCGAAAAAAGTTGCGGAGCGCGAGAGCTGAGAACCTGCATGGGACTTCTCCACGTTTTGAGCGTTGCTCAAAATGCTTACAACAAATTTGAGCGACGCTCAAGCGGGGAATGCAAGAGGCCCGATAAAGGTAAAATAATCCTGTGAACGGCCCGCTCCTAGGCGTGAGAGGTGAATAACGCCTTGGAATCAAAAGGGATGTTGATAACTCGGCTTTTGCCGAGCTGGTCAGCCCGCCGATTTGCGCAGCCAGACCTTGTTGTCGTGGAAGGCAGCGCCCCCGATCGGAGCGACGGTGTCGGCTGCGGTGAGCACATTGATGCCCCGTCCACCGATATGGGCGCGATTGGGATGGATCGATTCGGCGATCAGCACCCCGCGTTGAACTCCGTCGAACAGCCGGGCGGCAAGCGAGGTCTGTCCGCGCTCATTGCCGAGCGTGACGATGTCGCCGTCGACAATGCCGAGCGGGGCTGCATCCAGTGGATGGATCATGACGGAGGGGCCCCCTTCCCGCGCCTGCGACGATGGCGTCTCGTTGAAGGAGGTGTTGAGGAACGAGCGAGCCGGACTTGTCGCAAGCCGGAACGGATGCTGCTGATCGACCTCTTCGGTCACCGCCCAATGGTCGGGCAATGACGGCATGCGCTCCGGATTGCCCATGACGCGGCCGAATGGCGGATGAGCCCAGTCGGCCTTGAAGTGGAATTTACCGTCCCTGTGCGCGAAACCGTCGAGATAGTGCGAGGTGCGAAAGTCCGGCTGAAGGTCACGCCAGACATCGGCCTCGAGCCCGGCGATATCGCCATGGCCGCTCTTCTTCAACGTCGCATCGATCAACTCGCGCGGCGACATCTCGAAGCCCGGATGCACCGCCCGCAACCGGCGCGCCAGGCCCTGCAGCACCTCATGATTGGACCGGCACTCGCCGGGCGGGTCGATCAGCTTCGGTCCGACCGAAATGTGCTGATGGCCGCCGCCGTAATAGAGATCGTCATGCTCCATGAACATCGTGGCGGGCAGCACGATGTCCGCCATCTGCGCCGTCTCGGTCATGAACTGCTCGTGGACGGCGACGAAAAGGTCTTCGCGCGCAAATCCGTTGCGAACCAGCTCCTGCTCGGGTGCCACCGTCATCGGATTGGTGTTCTGGATCAGCATCGCCTTGACTGGCGGGCCGCCACAGAGGGCCACCGCGTCTCCCGTCAGGATGCGCCCGATCTGGGACTGATCGAGAAAGCGAGTGGAATGATCCACGGCGTCGTGGCCCTCGATGATGGACTCGTCGAAATGCCACAGCGCCGCGTTGTTGAAGAAGGCACCGCCTCCTTCGTATTGCCAGGCGCCCGTCACCGCGGGAATGCAGGATGCCGCATGCATCTGCGTCGCGCCGTTCCTGCTGCGGGTGAAGCCATAACCCAGTCGGAAGAAGGTCCGCTTCGTCTCGCCGACCAGACGGGCGAACGCCTCGATCTCGGCCACGGGAACGCCAGAAATCTGCGATGCCCATTGCGGCGTCCGCGTCTGCAGATGCGCTTCGAGTTCCGCAGGACAGTCCGTGTACTTCTCCATATAGGCGCGGTCGGCAAAGCCATCGCGAAACAGCACGTGCATCACGCCGCAGGCAAAGGCGCCGTCGGTGCCCGGGCGCAGGATGATCTTGATGTCGGCCTGCTTCATCGTCTCATTGTCGTAGACATCGATCGCCGCGATCTTGGCGGCCCGCTCTTTTCGGGCGCGCGCGGCATGAGTCATGACATTGACCTGCGTGTTCACCGGGTTCGTGCCCCAAATCACGACCAGGTCCGAGAGCGCCATCTCCCGCGGATCGACGCCGGCGATCTTCCCAGTGCCGATGGCAAAGCCGATACGCGCGACATTGGCGCAGATCGTCGAGTAGAAGCGCGAATACTTCTTCACATGGGTGAGACGATTGAGGCCATCGCGCATCACGAGCCCCATCGTGCCCGCGTAATAATACGGCCAGACCGACTGAGCGCCAAAGTCGCGCTCCGCCTGGAGAAATCGCTCCGCGATCTCGTCCAATGCCTCGTCCCAGGAGATGCGTGCGAATTGCCCTGAGCCTTTCGGACCGATGCGACGCATCGGATGCATCAGCCTTTCAGGATGATGAATCCGCTCGGCATATCTCGCGACCTTGGCGCAAACCACGCCAGCCGTATAGGTCTGCCGTTTCGAGCCGCGAACGCGGCCGATCGTCTTCCGATCGAGCACTTCGACGTCGAGCGCGCAGGCCGACGGACAATCGTGCGGGCAGGTAGAATGGCGGATATCGACCCGAGTCTGCTGGTTCATGCCCGATTGGTAGCATCAAAGAATGCATCCGCCGAGAGCATTCGCGAGGCATTCGCACGAACGAGATTCGTGCATGTCTGCTCCACCGCAGATTTGCTTCTGGATGTGGACAAGTCGCCGCCGACAACGGCCGATCCGGCGTTAGGAGCGAGATGAAGACGGCAAGAAAAGACGATAGGCTCTGTCGCGTGCTCGTGGTTGCTGCCTGCGTACAGCGCAGTGCACCATCGCGAGTCCTCAGCTGACGGCAATTTCGATTGCAAAGCCAGTTTCATATATTAATATATCAGCTGAGGAAACGAAGATGTCCGGTCGACCCCCGAGGAAATTGGCCGCAGCGCCACGGCCCGTGGTCGCCCGCATGCGCCGCAATGGTCGCCCCCGCGGCGCGACAGCAGCGTCACGCATCTACACCGATCTCAGGTCCGAACTCGTGTCGCTCGTGCGCCTGCCGGGCGAACCGATTTCGGAAGCGCAGATCGCGACGGCCTATGGCGTCAGCAGGACACCGGTCCGCGAGGCCATTCTGAAACTCGCGGACGAAGGGCTGGTCGAGATCTTTCCGCAGTCCGGCATCTTCGTCTCGCGCATTCCGGTCGCAGCACTCCCCGAGACCATCATCATCCGAAAGTCTCTCGAAGAGACGACCGCACGGATGGCGGCCGAGCATGCGACATCGAGCCAGTTGCTCAACCTGCATGCGACCCTCGAACGTCAGCGCGAGGCCTGCGCCGCAAAGGATCGCGAAGCCTTCCACCAGGCGGACGAGATGTTTCACGCTGGCATCGCCGAGGTCGCCGGCTATCCCGGGATCTGGAAGCTGATCGTTCAGGTCAAGGTTCACGTCGACCGCTATCGTCGACTGACCCTGCCGCAGATCGGACGGATGGCCGAAGTGATCGCAGAGCACGAACCAATTCTCCAGGCCATCGAACGGCGCGATCCGGATCGTGCCAGGGCTGCCATGGCGAGTCATCTGGAACGCCTGCTCGACGACATCTCTGAAATTCAGACCAAGAATCCAGAGTATTTCGATCAACCAGGCTAACGAGATGATCGCATCGAACCTTGCGGCGACACGATCATTCCGTCGGAGAGACGCCATGAAAAGACGCGATTTCATCAGACTGAGCGTGGGCTTTGCGGGCGTTGCAACGCTGCCGCCGATCTCGGCCGCCCTTGCGCAATCGAAGGCGGTGTTCAAGGCATCCGACGTTCAGCCGCCGGGTTATCCGACGGTTGCAGCAACAGAAAACCTCGGCAAGAAGCTTGCAGCGGCAACCAACGGCAGGCTGTTGATCCAGATGTATCCCTCCGCTCAGCTCGGCGGCGAGAAAGAGACTATCGAGCAGACCCAGATCGGGGCGATCCAGATACTGCGGGTCAGCGCCGGCGCGCTCGGCCCGATCGTCGACGACGTCAACGTCGTCAACATGCCCTTCCTGTTCAAGAGCATCGAACATTCTGAAAAGATGATGGACGGTCCGATCGGTCAGGACCTTCTGGACCGCGTCAGCGCCAATGCCAGCGCAAATCTCGTCGCACTCTGCTGGATGAATTCTGGCGCGCGCAGCATCTACAACACCAAGAAGCCCATCAGGACGGTCGAGGACGTCAAGGGGCTCAAGATCCGCGTGATCGGCAATCCCATCTTCATCGACATGATGAACGCGCTCGGCGGCAACGGCGTCGCGATGGGCTACGATCAGGTCTTCAGCGCGCTGCAGACCGGCGTGATCGACGGGGCCGAAAACAATCCGCCGAGCTACGTCTCCAGCAATCATTACACGGCCGCGAAGTACTATTCGCTCACCCAGCATCTCGTCATTCCGGAAATCCTCGTATTCTCGAAGCGGTCCTGGGCAAACCTGTCGACCGACGACCAGACCTTGATCAAGAAGTTCGCGCGCGAAGCGCAGATGGAGGAGCGCGAACTCTGGAAGGCCTACGAGCGGGAAGCGATTGAGAAGGCCAAGGCCGGTGGCTCCGAGATCGTCGAAATCGCCAACAAGGCGCCGTTCCAGAAGGCCGTGAAGCCGGTCTGGGACAAATACGGTCCGAAGTACCAAGAAATGATCAAGCGCATTCAGGACATCGCATAGACCGCACGCTCGGTTCGGACGATCAGGAGGCTTACGATGGCCGGACTCTATCGCCGGGCGATGGATGCACTGTATCCCGCTTGCGTCATCGTGGGCGTAACGGCGCTCGTGCTGATCTCAGCCGTCATCCCTTGGGCGGTCTTCACCCGCTACGTCCTGAACGGCGCCGCTTCCTGGCCCGAGGCGATGGCCGTCCTGTTGTGCTGGTGCCACCAAGCCCTAACGCCGTCCTTCACGCGCTCGCGACCGGCGGGACGATCTCGATCAGCGCGCTGTTCATGGCGGGTGTATTCCCGGGGCCGCTGCTCGGCTTCTCGCTGATCCTGCTCTGCATCGTGATCGCCTATCGCGAGGGCCATCCCCCACGGCCAGCGGGTCCGGCCAAGGATTTGGTCGTCCGCCGCCCCCCCGAAATCCAGCTCGCCGCCGGCGAGATACGGCCATCATCGGCTAGGTAGGACGCCGGAAAATGCCTCGCCGCCCCTACTCGTCTTCGTCTTGACCAGCCTCCGCCAATCCGCGTAGCGGCTCGGGGTTCAGAAGCACGATCGCCCCGTGCTCGAGGCGGACCCAGTCCCGCGCGGCCCATGCACGCAACTGCTTGTTGATGCTCTCCCGCGTCATGCCGACCATTTCGCTGATCTCCTGCTGCGTGATGGCAATGGTGCGGCTCGCGGCATCCAGCTTGCGCTTGTCGGTCAGGCCGAGCAGCGCACTGGCAAGGCGGCGGGGAAGATCCTGAAGGATGACCTGCTCGACCTGGTCGCTGGTCCAGCGCAGCCGATCGCAAAGCAGCTCGATGAACTTCATTGCCAGCACCGGCTGGCTCTTTACGAACGGCAGGAATTCGCGCCGATCGATGACCAGGATCTCGCAGTTCGTATTGGCCGTTGCATCGGCTGTACGTTCTCGTCCGTCGAGCACGGCGACTTCGCCGAATATCTCGCCGGCGCTGATCAGGTTCAGGATAGCATTGCGGCCGTCGGGCGACGAGACACTGATTTTGACGGTGCCACTGATCACGGCATACAAGCTCGAGCCGGGATCGCCTTTTGAGAAGATGGTTGCACCGCGCTTGAGCGATGTCGGCTTGGCGTAGCGGCAGAGCTGATCGACCGCATCAGCCTCGAGTTCACGAAAAATCGGATGCTGACGCAGCACCGACAGCTTGCCGTTGTTGGTAGGTCGGACGCTCGCCCGCTTTTCCTCAGCCACACCGCATCTCCCAGGCGTCCGAATACCGCCGCCCAAGGGAGAGGTCCAAAGCCGGTGGCCAAAGCCCCGCGAATGTCAGGGGACTATGGACACGCCTACAGCCACCAGCAAAGACGATCCCTCAGACTTGCGACCACCGATCCTCGATTTCATTGCACCTCGGAATACGGCAGATCGGCGGATTGTCCAGGAAAATGCGGCGAACGCTCAACGGCAAAGCCATGTGCCAATCGACGCCGGAGGCGTTTCCGCCGCAGATACGGGCCCGGCATACATTGTGCAGCGCGTGGGAATCGTCCAGCCGCCCCGTCGGACCAGCAGCGCTACTCTTCTGAGCGCAAGATGCCGCAGTCCAAGGGCAGCCTGTACCTCACACCCGATGCCTTGTCTGTGAATCAGCCCAAAGCAGGACCGCGGCGAACCCGACAAAGACCCCCACAACTGCAAAGCTGACCAACATAGCGTCGAGCGGCATGTCTCTCTCCCCTGTTCGAGTTTGAGATACAGTTCCCTACCGGCTGCGCGACAGTCCTTGATCCAGATCAATGCAATGCGGATTTCGCCAACGATGTCAGGCAGCAGCCATTGCTTCGGCTCGTGCCGAGTCCCGAAGCGAGACGCCCCCGGGCAGGATCGCGATGATGCCCTCCCGTTCGAGCTTCGTGAACGTTCGACTGACGGTCTCGATGGTGAGCCCGAGATAGTCAGCGATATCCTGCCGACTCATCGGCAACGGTACCATGTTAGAGGGCCCCCGAAGCTCCACCAGCCGATCCCTCCAGCCAACGAGGAATGTCGCGACCTTCTCCTCGGCTGATCGGCGCCCAAGAAGTACCATGTGATCACGCGCCTGATTCAGCTCCTGCACGGCCAGTTCGTTCATCCGGCGCAGCAGATTCGGCTTGTCCTCGGCAAAGCGTCCGAACGGTCCCTTCGCGAACTGGCAGACGGTGACGGGACCGATCGCGTCAGCCGAAAATCCGTGCCGTTCCTCCGTCGTCATGCCGACGAAGTCACCGGGGAGCGCAAATCCGACGATCTGCCTGCGTCCGTCGGGGAGAAGCTTGTAGAGCCTCATTACCCCATCCAATAAATTGTAGAAGCAGGACGACGTGTCTTCCTGCGCGAAAACCGTCTCGCAGGTCGCAAAATGCGCTCGGCGGCTGAGGTGCTCGAATTCGCGCATTTCGAACTGGTCGAGCGACGCACAGACACTGAATCCCCGCACGGCACAATCGGCACAGGCCTGCCCGTGGAAATCGATTGCAACAAGAGACGTCTTCATACGGGGGCTCCGGTGGGCCAAGCGCAAAGAGAATGATTGCATTCTAACGGACGCTCGAAGTTCCGATTGATTCAAATCAAACGAACCAACAATCCGGGCCCTATCGTGGCCGCCACTCCCAACCAATGGATATCGTGAATGCAGCGGCTTGTTCTGTGCCACCTTCTCGCCGCGATTGCGTTGGCGACCCCGTCATACGCGACGTCGACGGCGCAGCAACGCGGACAGGCTTTCGCGAAGGCCCACTGCGCACGATGCCACGCCATTGGTCGAACGGGAGATAGCCCGTTCGAACCGGCTCCTCCGTTCCGAAGCCTCCATCTCCGCTACCCGATCGAATCTTTGGGCGAAGCGCTCGCGGAGGGGATCATGACTGGTCACCCGGCCATGCCCCAATTCCAGCTTGCGCCGCCGCAGATCCACGATCTGCTCTCGTATTTGAAGAGCTTGGAATAGCCCGATCGATTCAGAGCGCCTGTATCGTCCAGGTCAGAATCGATTTGGCAATCCGGCCGAAGGCCTCATCGAAGGCGGACACGGCATCAGCAGGATCAAGCCGGGCAACGGGCTGGCTTTCGCCAAACAGCCGAGACGCGATGGCCTTGCCGTTCTTGTCGACGAGGCGAGCCGACAGGCCAATTTCCACCGCGGCGGTATCGCCATTGATCCGGAAACGGCGGACATCGATCAGCAGCTGAAAATCCGGCTGGCCCAGATCGGATGTCCGCAGCGGAGCGTGGGCCACATCGTAGTTCTCGAAGGCATCGATCAGACGTGATTGCAACAACTTGGGGATGCTGTCAGCCCACAGGAAATCACCGAACCCGGGGTAGTCCTTTGTGGGCGTGAACAGCATGCGCTGAGTCTGCAGCATCGCCACGGCCGTGGGCTCAGGTATCGAGAGCTGACCCTTGATGGTCTTGTTGACCGGCCCCAGTTCTCTTGGCGCGCTCAGATCATAGGTGACTTTCTGTGCTGGAGCACCGCCTCCCGTCATTTTCTCCAGACCCGAGACGATTCCATCGAGCTTGCCGGTATTCCGCGCGAGGCCGTCCGAGAATGTCTTGAGGTTAGCGATCGTATCTTTGAGCGGCCCGGCATTCTCCGCAAGAACTGCGTCGACACGCCGCAGGGCGTCCCGGGCGGCCTGCGTCATGCTTTGTCCGGCGCCTGGTTCTGCAATCAAGGTCGATACGGCACTCGCCGCTCCTGCAGACGCGCCGCCCTCCAGCGCGATCACCGGCACTCCGGTCAGCCCCTGAAATTCCAACCCTACTTTGGTGTCGGCGCGCACCGGGGTCGTCGACGCCACGGAAATCGTTGCGTTGACCCGACGCGGATCGTTCGGCGCCAGACCGAGCTCAGTCACCTCGCCGACCCGGATTCCGTTGAACAGAACGGCAGCCCCGACCAGCAGGCCGGGCACCGAGCCCTCGAACTGCACGTGATAGGTCGTGCGAGGCCCGAGTCCTCCGGTGTTGTTGAGCCAGTAAACGAAGCCAAAGATCGCGACGATGGCCGCCAGCACGAAGCCGCCGATGACAGCGAAGGGCGCACGGGTTTCCATCTTTCAACTCGCTTTTGGTTGCAGCATCTGGGATCGCTTGCCGTGAAAATAGGCTTTGACCCATGGATGTTCTGATCGGAGGAGGTCGCTCATAGGACCAATCGCCACGATCCTGCCATCGGCCAACGCAGCGACACGGTCGCAGACCGTGTTGAGGCTGGCGAGGTCATGGGTCACCATGAACACCGTCAATCCCAACGTCAGCTGGAGCGTCTTGATCAGGGCGTCGAAGTCGCCGGCGGAGATCGGATCGAGGCCGGAGGTCGGCTCATCAAGAAATACGATCGCCGGATCGAGAGCGAGGGCGCGCGCCAGCGCGGCGCGCTTCGTCATGCCGCCGGATAGCTCGGCTGGGAATTTATCACCGTCCTCTGCGCGAAGGCCGACCATTTCGAGCTTGGCTATCGCGATCTCATCCATCAACTCCTGCGACATCTGCAGGCTCTCGCGCAGCGGAAACTGTACGTTCTGTTTGACCGTCAGTGACGAGAACAGAGCACCCTGCTGAAACAGAATTCCCCAGCGCTTCGCTGCAGCCTGCGTCGTCCGCTCCTCGGCGCCCCCAACGGTTGTCCCCATGACCTCAATGGTCCCGCTGCGCCGAGGAATGAGTCCGATGATCGTCCGCATCAGGACGGATTTTCCGCCGCCTGACGCGCCAACCAACCCGAGAATCTCACCGCGACGAACGTCGAGCGAAAGATTGTTCAGAACGAGCTGCCGGCCGAACCCGACAACGAGATCGGTCACGCGGATCGCGCTGGACACGCCAAGATCATCCATCGCTACATTCCAATGGACGCAAAAAACACGGCGAAAAGACCATCGAGCACGATGACCAGGAAAATGGATTTCACCACGGATGTCGTAGTCTGTTGCCCCAGCGATTCGGCACTACCTTTCACACGAAGTCCCTCACTGCAGGCAACAATGCCGATCACCAGGGCCATGAACGGCGCCTTCAATATTCCCACTTCGAAGTGCGTCACCGAGATGGCATCGTGTAGCCGGGCGATGAAGATTGCCGGTCCCATCCCGCCATAGAGCTGGGCCACCAGCCCTCCTCCATACAGGCCAGCCATCGAG
This region of Bradyrhizobium sp. SZCCHNS1050 genomic DNA includes:
- a CDS encoding ABC transporter ATP-binding protein, translating into MDDLGVSSAIRVTDLVVGFGRQLVLNNLSLDVRRGEILGLVGASGGGKSVLMRTIIGLIPRRSGTIEVMGTTVGGAEERTTQAAAKRWGILFQQGALFSSLTVKQNVQFPLRESLQMSQELMDEIAIAKLEMVGLRAEDGDKFPAELSGGMTKRAALARALALDPAIVFLDEPTSGLDPISAGDFDALIKTLQLTLGLTVFMVTHDLASLNTVCDRVAALADGRIVAIGPMSDLLRSEHPWVKAYFHGKRSQMLQPKAS
- a CDS encoding ABC-type transport auxiliary lipoprotein family protein, translating into METRAPFAVIGGFVLAAIVAIFGFVYWLNNTGGLGPRTTYHVQFEGSVPGLLVGAAVLFNGIRVGEVTELGLAPNDPRRVNATISVASTTPVRADTKVGLEFQGLTGVPVIALEGGASAGAASAVSTLIAEPGAGQSMTQAARDALRRVDAVLAENAGPLKDTIANLKTFSDGLARNTGKLDGIVSGLEKMTGGGAPAQKVTYDLSAPRELGPVNKTIKGQLSIPEPTAVAMLQTQRMLFTPTKDYPGFGDFLWADSIPKLLQSRLIDAFENYDVAHAPLRTSDLGQPDFQLLIDVRRFRINGDTAAVEIGLSARLVDKNGKAIASRLFGESQPVARLDPADAVSAFDEAFGRIAKSILTWTIQAL
- a CDS encoding TRAP transporter large permease subunit: MPPSPNAVLHALATGGTISISALFMAGVFPGPLLGFSLILLCIVIAYREGHPPRPAGPAKDLVVRRPPEIQLAAGEIRPSSAR
- a CDS encoding molybdopterin oxidoreductase family protein, with amino-acid sequence MNQQTRVDIRHSTCPHDCPSACALDVEVLDRKTIGRVRGSKRQTYTAGVVCAKVARYAERIHHPERLMHPMRRIGPKGSGQFARISWDEALDEIAERFLQAERDFGAQSVWPYYYAGTMGLVMRDGLNRLTHVKKYSRFYSTICANVARIGFAIGTGKIAGVDPREMALSDLVVIWGTNPVNTQVNVMTHAARARKERAAKIAAIDVYDNETMKQADIKIILRPGTDGAFACGVMHVLFRDGFADRAYMEKYTDCPAELEAHLQTRTPQWASQISGVPVAEIEAFARLVGETKRTFFRLGYGFTRSRNGATQMHAASCIPAVTGAWQYEGGGAFFNNAALWHFDESIIEGHDAVDHSTRFLDQSQIGRILTGDAVALCGGPPVKAMLIQNTNPMTVAPEQELVRNGFAREDLFVAVHEQFMTETAQMADIVLPATMFMEHDDLYYGGGHQHISVGPKLIDPPGECRSNHEVLQGLARRLRAVHPGFEMSPRELIDATLKKSGHGDIAGLEADVWRDLQPDFRTSHYLDGFAHRDGKFHFKADWAHPPFGRVMGNPERMPSLPDHWAVTEEVDQQHPFRLATSPARSFLNTSFNETPSSQAREGGPSVMIHPLDAAPLGIVDGDIVTLGNERGQTSLAARLFDGVQRGVLIAESIHPNRAHIGGRGINVLTAADTVAPIGGAAFHDNKVWLRKSAG
- a CDS encoding helix-turn-helix domain-containing protein, translated to MKTSLVAIDFHGQACADCAVRGFSVCASLDQFEMREFEHLSRRAHFATCETVFAQEDTSSCFYNLLDGVMRLYKLLPDGRRQIVGFALPGDFVGMTTEERHGFSADAIGPVTVCQFAKGPFGRFAEDKPNLLRRMNELAVQELNQARDHMVLLGRRSAEEKVATFLVGWRDRLVELRGPSNMVPLPMSRQDIADYLGLTIETVSRTFTKLEREGIIAILPGGVSLRDSARAEAMAAA
- a CDS encoding GntR family transcriptional regulator — encoded protein: MRRNGRPRGATAASRIYTDLRSELVSLVRLPGEPISEAQIATAYGVSRTPVREAILKLADEGLVEIFPQSGIFVSRIPVAALPETIIIRKSLEETTARMAAEHATSSQLLNLHATLERQREACAAKDREAFHQADEMFHAGIAEVAGYPGIWKLIVQVKVHVDRYRRLTLPQIGRMAEVIAEHEPILQAIERRDPDRARAAMASHLERLLDDISEIQTKNPEYFDQPG
- a CDS encoding TRAP transporter substrate-binding protein, producing MKRRDFIRLSVGFAGVATLPPISAALAQSKAVFKASDVQPPGYPTVAATENLGKKLAAATNGRLLIQMYPSAQLGGEKETIEQTQIGAIQILRVSAGALGPIVDDVNVVNMPFLFKSIEHSEKMMDGPIGQDLLDRVSANASANLVALCWMNSGARSIYNTKKPIRTVEDVKGLKIRVIGNPIFIDMMNALGGNGVAMGYDQVFSALQTGVIDGAENNPPSYVSSNHYTAAKYYSLTQHLVIPEILVFSKRSWANLSTDDQTLIKKFAREAQMEERELWKAYEREAIEKAKAGGSEIVEIANKAPFQKAVKPVWDKYGPKYQEMIKRIQDIA
- a CDS encoding cytochrome c is translated as MQRLVLCHLLAAIALATPSYATSTAQQRGQAFAKAHCARCHAIGRTGDSPFEPAPPFRSLHLRYPIESLGEALAEGIMTGHPAMPQFQLAPPQIHDLLSYLKSLE
- a CDS encoding Crp/Fnr family transcriptional regulator yields the protein MAEEKRASVRPTNNGKLSVLRQHPIFRELEADAVDQLCRYAKPTSLKRGATIFSKGDPGSSLYAVISGTVKISVSSPDGRNAILNLISAGEIFGEVAVLDGRERTADATANTNCEILVIDRREFLPFVKSQPVLAMKFIELLCDRLRWTSDQVEQVILQDLPRRLASALLGLTDKRKLDAASRTIAITQQEISEMVGMTRESINKQLRAWAARDWVRLEHGAIVLLNPEPLRGLAEAGQDEDE